The Paenibacillus sp. G2S3 region ATAAGCTATTCTTGGGAAGCACCCGTCAATAAGCTAATTTGAATGGGAAGGTGTTCGAGATTTCTTTCGGTAATTCTGAGGCGTCAATCCTGTCTCATTACGAAAAACAGATGAAAAATAGCTCGCACTTTGAAATCCGCAGTTCATCGCAATTTCACTAATCGATCGATTAGTTCCCACCAGCATCTCGGAGCTCTTTTGGATACGGTATCGTACCAGATAAGTATTAGGCGTTTGGCCAATGTATGTGCCAAATAACTCGCAACATTTACTCCTGCAAACAGACCCAGCGGTAGCGATGTCATTTAGAGTTACTCTAAGGTCAAAATGATGATGAATAAATCCTGTCATTTTCCAAACGGCAATCCATGACTGGTCATCATTTATCTGCCCAGGAATCCTCTGTATTTGATCTCCGACGTCTGCACAAAGTGATGTAGCCAGTGAAAGAAGACGTAGTGGCTTGCAAGGAGTGCTGTTCATTTCTTCATAAATCCGATGTAAGGAATGCAGGATTTCCTTTCCCCACGTGCTTTGCGGAGTAATCATAATATAGTCTTCAGTATTAGAACCGAATTTCTCATCCCAATATACTTTGCCTACATGTGTGTTTTCTCCGAGTAGTGAAGGATGGATAACAACGACAATGAATGTACAATCTAATTTTTTGGTGGAAAAACCGTAATGCATACGCTTGCTATTAACGAATATCCCATTTCCTTGTTCAATCAGTACAATTTCTCCATTTACAAAATACTCCATCTCGCCATCTAGCACTAATATAAATTCCAAGTCCGGATGCCAATGGCATGCTGCTGCAT contains the following coding sequences:
- a CDS encoding AraC family transcriptional regulator — encoded protein: MSAELEVFSDLSEELNYNLPDFPLYVRKGALNHFDKYAAACHWHPDLEFILVLDGEMEYFVNGEIVLIEQGNGIFVNSKRMHYGFSTKKLDCTFIVVVIHPSLLGENTHVGKVYWDEKFGSNTEDYIMITPQSTWGKEILHSLHRIYEEMNSTPCKPLRLLSLATSLCADVGDQIQRIPGQINDDQSWIAVWKMTGFIHHHFDLRVTLNDIATAGSVCRSKCCELFGTYIGQTPNTYLVRYRIQKSSEMLVGTNRSISEIAMNCGFQSASYFSSVFRNETGLTPQNYRKKSRTPSHSN